One genomic window of Acidobacteriota bacterium includes the following:
- a CDS encoding class I SAM-dependent methyltransferase produces the protein MSYLPEKTYSDYDRFAWFYNRYWGPEFSSPALAIYNILLFPHIPTNCRILDLCCGTGQISAGLSERGYQVTGLDGSAAMLRFARDNAPGVEFIHGDARTFQLPQSVECVISAFDSLNHVMALDELTTVFRHVYEALTEDGIFLFDLNIEDASELVGNTLDIVEDDHVCIVRSSYNQLKKLKRYDVTMFQLELEGWQRTDLTLYQRYYGINDVLGALADAGFLRVKTYDARREFGFTISDGRMFYLARK, from the coding sequence CGGAAAAAACTTATTCCGATTACGACCGCTTTGCGTGGTTTTATAATCGCTATTGGGGACCGGAATTCAGTTCGCCTGCGCTGGCGATTTATAACATTTTGCTGTTTCCGCATATTCCTACGAATTGTCGGATCTTGGATTTATGTTGCGGAACAGGGCAGATTTCCGCTGGGTTGAGCGAACGCGGTTATCAGGTGACTGGGCTGGACGGTTCAGCGGCGATGCTGCGCTTTGCGCGTGACAATGCCCCCGGCGTGGAGTTCATTCACGGTGACGCCCGAACGTTTCAATTGCCTCAATCGGTTGAATGCGTGATTTCGGCATTTGATAGCTTGAACCATGTGATGGCGCTGGACGAACTGACAACGGTTTTTCGGCACGTATACGAAGCGTTGACCGAAGACGGAATTTTTCTGTTTGACCTGAATATCGAAGACGCTTCGGAATTGGTGGGAAACACGCTGGACATTGTCGAAGACGATCACGTTTGCATCGTCCGCAGCAGTTACAACCAGCTTAAAAAACTGAAGCGATACGATGTCACGATGTTTCAATTGGAGTTGGAAGGGTGGCAGCGAACCGATCTGACGCTGTATCAGCGCTATTACGGCATCAATGATGTTCTGGGAGCGTTGGCCGATGCCGGGTTTTTACGTGTCAAAACGTATGATGCCCGTCGCGAATTCGGGTTCACCATCAGTGATGGAAGAATGTTTTATCTGGCAAGAAAATGA
- a CDS encoding phosphoribosylanthranilate isomerase, which yields MNQNFKPRVKICCIGSLAEADLAIRYGASALGLVSAMPSGPGVIEENLIAEIVAHVPPPIATFLLTSKQGVNSIIEQQRRLRANTIQIVDRLEQGSYGDLRVALPGISLVQVIHVGDEDSVEEAVSVAAHVDAILLDSGNQKLAVKELGGTGRTHDWRLSRKIREAVSVPVFLAGGLKPENVVDAIQAVEPFGLDLCSGVRTNGKLDEEKLGRFFEQLAMA from the coding sequence ATGAATCAGAACTTCAAACCACGCGTAAAAATTTGTTGCATCGGCAGTCTGGCCGAAGCGGATTTGGCGATTCGTTACGGCGCTTCGGCGCTGGGACTGGTTTCTGCGATGCCCAGCGGGCCAGGCGTGATTGAGGAAAACCTGATTGCCGAGATCGTTGCACACGTTCCGCCACCGATTGCCACGTTTTTGTTGACCAGCAAACAGGGCGTGAATTCGATCATCGAACAGCAACGCCGGTTGCGCGCGAATACGATCCAGATTGTTGATCGGTTGGAGCAGGGAAGTTACGGCGATTTGCGCGTGGCGCTGCCAGGTATTTCACTGGTGCAGGTGATTCACGTCGGTGACGAAGACTCGGTTGAGGAAGCCGTGTCGGTTGCGGCGCATGTGGACGCCATTCTGCTGGATTCCGGCAACCAGAAACTTGCGGTGAAAGAACTCGGAGGTACGGGGAGAACGCACGATTGGAGGCTCAGCCGAAAAATTCGCGAAGCCGTCAGCGTGCCAGTCTTTCTGGCTGGCGGATTGAAGCCAGAAAATGTAGTGGACGCAATTCAAGCCGTTGAGCCATTCGGCTTGGATTTATGCAGCGGAGTCCGGACAAACGGAAAACTGGACGAAGAAAAACTGGGGCGATTTTTTGAGCAACTGGCGATGGCTTGA